The genomic segment CGGTTTAAACGGCAAAGGCTTCCAATTTATCAATCCGAATGCTTCGCGCACCTGCGGATGCGGTGAAAGTTTTGCGGTTTAAGCCAAACAATACGTCAAAATAAAACAGCCGTCTCCTGTTCGGGGCGGCTGTTTTTGTTTACGGCAGTAAAATATAGCTGTTGATATCAATTTCAATTGCCTTGCTTATGAGGGCAGGTGTTAATCCCCAAAGGTGCATAAAGCGGGCAAAAACTTACTACGCTTGTCAGCACAAATACGCCCGCCACCACAAGCAATACAATGCCTATTGTGCCCGTGATAATTTGCATGTAGTACAACACGCCAATAACAACCGCTATCAACACCCTGATGATGCGGTCAATAGTTCCCATGTTCTTTTTCATATTTTGGCTTGCATTTGAAGACAAATTACGAAAAATCGGGCAACTGTTGTGTAACTTTTGTTACACAACAGCCATTATTTCACAAATACTTTTTTGTACAGTTCAATGCTTTCGGCAATGATTTGCTCTGCCATTTCGCGATTCAAAAAGTCTTCTACCACTACGGTCTTGTTTTCCAACTTTTTGTAATCCTCAAAAAAGTTGCGCATTTCGGAAATATAGTATTTGGGCAGCGATGTAATATCTTCCACGTGGTTTACGCTCGGGTCGCCTGCCGCTACGGCAATGATTTTATCATCAGCCTCGCCGTTGTCTAACATGCGCATCACCCCAATGGGTTTTGCCTCCACAATGCA from the Rhodoflexus caldus genome contains:
- a CDS encoding inorganic diphosphatase, which encodes MNSFNPWHHVHPGENSPKLVNGIIEIPKGTRAKYELDKESGLIKLDRVLYSSVYYPANYGFIPQTYCDDKDPLDILIFSQITIVPLCIVEAKPIGVMRMLDNGEADDKIIAVAAGDPSVNHVEDITSLPKYYISEMRNFFEDYKKLENKTVVVEDFLNREMAEQIIAESIELYKKVFVK
- a CDS encoding YgaP family membrane protein, with translation MKKNMGTIDRIIRVLIAVVIGVLYYMQIITGTIGIVLLVVAGVFVLTSVVSFCPLYAPLGINTCPHKQGN